The following are encoded in a window of Psilocybe cubensis strain MGC-MH-2018 chromosome 4, whole genome shotgun sequence genomic DNA:
- a CDS encoding GPI inositol-deacylase, whose amino-acid sequence MSKIVRFFLGTSSLVAVLFFYLAGSGIPKTLSPQGCRMSWMSPSYVLQNHFNSSWSPLAHRYSLWLYREVAWDPIQSEGVRQGSLPVLFIPGNAGSSRQIRSIASSASKQYFSAPHIISPVFITRPLKPLDFYAVEFNEDLSAFHGSTLESQVTYTKAAIKYILSLYPPKTSVIVMGHSMGGIVATALLPSDEISAVITMSTPHTLPPARFDSRIDDLYQMLQRTLEEDHTPIVSICGGAADLMIPSESCILPMARKDIFRRTVFSSALEGAWTGVGHQAMVWCHQVRWRVARAALELGAAKSLEARAIVLDTWLRNGHSPPTIARVDGEFEVLLKDTTSLPIGKQLVLKNPNTMKTYLLPVSEDSFFAQKLTLLVSRGTIAPVSPQKAVALTVDVSTCSKSITSVQCVPLQPETLKLIPNPVPGVEFPASEGADESEGVVLFEAFVPRRSNHHWIGIEVKNADGRGWVNAGLDSIKPNIIEANTWSLLTRSISISIPNHEGLSVSYTFPNILSNALVVYRIVPKRITMPSCTEALMPPLLMHTSGTEETHYFSLAQVPNKRILLHTHTAAPFIDISRHPPSVLNFTIYSSAEPDCRDEFSSFNLDIDWFATMGRWASRYLTTLVAWSAGVATIIIFLAWSQQESDPNGLIPGIGESISLYTRLLFRFLLPGSFFLATLPLPVMLYLGNNGTFFLTLLAPLLLFVASGTVCVSWWLLCVLLAITGKVGVFVFGSRRENVGVPGTTLLSLAIICAAIFLFIPWQVAYLGCWVLHLYTCASLIQQQANLEHHTDAVPLVDRSGRQDAIEYQGDRTLDLRQKKNNNLNLNIHILLLMTWLLPLTAPVLAVWVRTLLSAGYTTPFDGDHNFVAVLPFLMFADFASRTPGQIFDRRSFERRVSFRWLFVALAGTAFLFGSRRPYLILDCGRIVVWILVICKIGPRYWGGSPWKFG is encoded by the exons ATGTCCAAGATTGTGAGATTCTTTCTTGGAACATCATCATTGGTGGCagtcctcttcttctatcTCGCTGGTTCTGGTATTCCTAAAACCCTCTCGCCACAAGGATGTCGCATGTCATGGATGTCACCTTCGTATGTGCTTCAGAATCACTTCAACTCTAGTTGGAGTCCCCTAGCGCATAGGTATTCACTATGGTTGTATCGAGAGGTTGCATGGGATCCTATTCAG TCAGAAGGAGTGAGGCAGGGCTCTTTGCCTGTGCTGTTTATTCCAGGCAACGCCGGGTCTTCACGCCAAATTCGATCAATTGCATCGTCTGCTTCGAAGCAATACTTCTCTGCCCCTCATATAATTTCTCCAGTCTTTATTACGCGCCCTTTGAAGCCGTTGGATTTCTATGCTG TGGAATTCAATGAAGACCTTTCCGCATTCCATGGATCAACCCTTGAATCCCAGGTAACATATACCAAGGCGGCCATCAAATACATACTCTCTTTATACCCCCCAAAAACCTCTGTCATCGTTATGGGACACTCTATGGGAGGCATTGTCGCTACCGCGCTACTGCCGTCAGATGAAATATCCGCCGTAATAACCATGTCAACGCCCCATACCCTACCGCCAGCTCGATTTGACTCTCGTATCGACGATCTCTACCAAATGTTACAGCGGACCCTTGAGGAGGATCATACTCCAATAGTTTCTATCTGTGGAGGTGCAGCAGACTTGATGATTCCGTCTGAATCGTGCATTTTACCAATGGCTAGAAAGGATATATTCAGAAGGACAgtcttttcttctgcttTGGAAGGTGCATGGACTGGCGTAGGGCATCAAGCAATGGTTTGGTGTCATCAGGTCCGTTGGAGAGTCGCTCGAGCTGCTCTTGAACTTGGTGCAGCGAAATCTCTAGAAGCGAGGGCAATCGTACTTGATACATGGCTACGAAATGGCCATTCTCCTCCAACAATTGCTAGAGTTGACGGCGAATTCGAAGTCTTGCTGAAAGATACGACATCTCTTCCGATAGGAAAGCAGCTGGTTTTAAAAAACCCGAATACCATGAAGACATATTTGTTGCCTGTTTCTGAagattctttttttgctcaaAAACTTACTCTGCTGGTATCTCGTGGTACAATAGCTCCAGTATCACCTCAGAAGGCTGTAGCACTAACAGTCGACGTCTCCACTTGTTCTAAATCAATCACATCTGTGCAATGTGTGCCTCTTCAGCCAGAGACGTTAAAACTTATACCCAATCCTGTCCCAGGGGTAGAGTTTCCTGCATCGGAGGGCGCAGATGAATCTGAAGGCGTCGTTCTATTTGAGGCTTTCGTACCTCGAAGGAGTAATCACCATTGGATTGGCATTGAAGTCAAGAATGCAGATGGTCGAGGCTGGGTGAATGCAGGTCTTGATTCCATCAAACCCAATATAATTGAGGCAAATACTTGGT CTTTGCTTACTAgatcgatatcgatatcgataCCTAATCATGAAGGATTGAGTGTTTCATACACGTTTCCCAATATATTATCGAATGCCCTGGTTGTTTATCGCATCGTACCCAAGAGGATTACAATGCCTTCTTGTACCG AGGCATTAATGCCACCTTTACTAATGCATACTTCAGGAACAGAAGAAACTCACTACTTCTCATTGGCACAAGTTCCCAATAAACGGATCTTGCTTCACACTCATACGGCTGCACCTTTTATTGATATATCCCGACATCCGCCTTCTGTGTTGAATTTTACCATTTATTCCTCTGCGGAGCCTGACTGTAGGGACGAATTTTCCTCATTCAACCTCGACATAGATTGGTTTGCAACGATGGGTCGATGGGCTTCTCGGTATTTGACGACTTTGGTAGCCTGGTCGGCTGGCGTCGCAACAATTATCATTTTCCTGGCATGGTCTCAGCAAGAGTCGGATCCAAACG GGTTGATTCCTGGTATTGGAGAAAGCATATCCCTTTACACACGACTCTTAtttcgctttcttcttccgggatCTTTTTTTCTGGCTACTTTGCCACTTCCAGTGATGCTCTACCTGGGCAACAATGGGACATTTTTCTTAACACTCTTAGCACCACTTCTCTTGTTTGTCGCAAGCGGAACTGTGTGTGTTAGTTGGTGGCTGTTATGCGTACTTCTCGCCATCACCGGCAAAGTTggtgtttttgtgtttgggAG TCGACGCGAGAATGTTGGTGTACCTGGAACCACGTTACTTTCTTTGGCGATCATCTGTGCCGCCATCTTCCTTTTCATTCCTTGGCAAGTTGCTTATCTAGGTTGTTGGGTGCTGCATCTCTACACTTGTGCTTCTTTAATTCAACAGCAAGCGAATTTGGAACATCACACTGACGCAGTACCCCTCGTCGATCGTTCTGGTAGACAGGATGCCATAGAGTATCAAGGAGACCGGACGCTTGACCTGcgtcagaaaaaaaataataaccTTAACCTCAACATCCATATATTACTACTTATGACATGGTTACTGCCATTGACCGCTCCAGTGCTTGCTGTGTGGGTACGGACACTACTATCTGCTGGCTATACCACCCCCTTCGATGGAGACCATAATTTTGTTGCTGTACTGCCGTTCCTTATGTTTGCTGACTTTGCGTCACGGACACCCGGTCAAATATTCGATAGAAGAAG TTTCGAACGACGTGTGTCATTCCGCTGGTTGTTCGTTGCGCTGGCAGGAACAGCCTTCCTTTTTGGGTCTCGAAGGCCATACTTAATCCTTGACTGTGGCCGGATTGTTGTTTGGATTTTAGTAATCTGTAAAATTGGTCCGCGTTATTGGGGAGGTTCACCATGGAAGTTTGGATAG
- a CDS encoding Putative metal ion transporter C17A12.14, with translation MSSPGTVSSPVSISPTRRRSLSPSEISDRTSIRPARHSPTLTRSFDPNDPQVRERQRTMDVDMAMQLSLARRETLHSSPVATFSSPGTLSGQQQPLSDHSFPPLGSPGEEGREMTDDIVGEDTVFENATDGDRAISSIHESQTLHRSDPSLPLHPTEDPQSSNFGLPTYQANVSQSAFDFAPMEEWAAAEKTRLGFTSPLNTRFQINPVRGRSKPDNDIKSPPAFSPDAQTHEVSKLSGSMNEAAVASGSSLAPLQTDSIPAAAFEETHSDRPLRHRKLSQSNPHPRSHRKGIGGKMALFESAPTDAPSFSARLGLVLGHQGGPITSGPSDDHIAGVPRTGPAGGILNTGHDRPYRFSFYSNAISATIHARSLSELPAEGQTFEQLFSGSPAPPNETSMGHASSVEGTAGKDRGAAFSPPHSDNVKQMTPGEGVGYFPPRDNGYNGHKRTGEKVGAGGGGGGGMNTLSDDQDGNTWWLDVQSPTDEEMKMLSKVFSIHPLTTEDILMEETREKIELFRNYYLVCFRSFDQDPYSPTHLEPLNMYIIVFRQGILSFHFRPTPHPQNVRRRIKQLKDYISVTSDWISYALIDDITDAFGPLIQGIEYEVDSIDELVLILKEAEQSDMLRRIGTCRKKVMGLLRLMGNKADVVKGLAKRCNENWRVAPTSDIGLYLSDIQDHLITMTQNLNHYEKILSRSHSNYLAQISIEMTDANNQINDVLSKLTALGTVLIPMNLVTGLWGMNVHVPGQDVPGYAWFISIIACLAAFALIGGYSTYRFMVRR, from the exons ATGTCCTCGCCTGGGACTGTGAGTTCACCCGTGTCGATTTCGCCTACTCGTCGGCGGAGTCTTTCACCTAGTGAAATTAGCGATCGAACTTCCATTCGACCCGCCCGACATTCTCCAACACTGACCCGTTCGTTTGATCCCAATGATCCTCAGGTGAGGGAGAGACAACGAACCATGGACGTTGATATGGCTATGCAACTCTCTTTAGCACGGAGAGAGACACTTCATTCATCTCCAGTGGCCACATTTTCGAGTCCAGGTACACTGTCTGGTCAGCAGCAACCTCTCTCTGACCACTCCTTTCCGCCACTGGGGTCCCCTGGTGAAGAGGGGCGTGAAATGACGGATGACATTGTTGGGGAGGATACAGTCTTTGAAAACGCTACCGATGGGGATCGGGCTATTTCTTCTATTCATGAATCCCAAACCTTGCATCGCTCCGACCCATCACTACCATTGCATCCCACAGAGGACCCACAATCCAGTAATTTTGGACTACCAACCTACCAGGCAAATGTCTCCCAGTCTGCCTTTGATTTTGCGCCCATGGAAGAATGGGCTGCTGCAGAAAAAACTAGACTGGGATTTACTTCGCCTTTGAATACTCGGTTTCAAATCAATCCTGTTCGTGGGCGCTCGAAGCCTGATAACGACATCAAATCTCCTCCCGCATTCTCTCCTGATGCTCAAACCCACGAAGTTTCCAAACTTTCTGGGTCGATGAATGAAGCTGCTGTTGCATCAGGTTCTAGCCTCGCTCCTTTGCAAACAGACTCTATCCCGGCTGCTGCTTTTGAGGAGACACATTCCGATCGCCCGCTACGACACCGTAAGCTAAGTCAGAGTAACCCACATCCTCGCTCACATCGAAAAGGAATCGGTGGAAAAATGGCTCTTTTTGAATCTGCTCCCACGGATGCGCCTTCCTTCTCCGCTCGCCTAGGACTTGTTCTGGGACATCAGGGTGGCCCGATAACTTCAGGGCCTTCCGATGACCATATCGCTGGTGTCCCTCGTACAGGACCCGCTGGCGGCATTCTGAACACTGGACATGATCGGCCTTACAGATTTTCGTTCTATTCTAATGCAATTAGCGCAACTATACACGCTCGCAGCCTTAGTGAATTACCTGCAGAGGGCCAAACCTTTGAACAACTGTTTTCTGGCTCGCCTGCCCCACCCAACGAGACGTCAATGGGTCATGCCTCTTCGGTGGAAGGCACAGCTGGAAAAGACCGCGGTGCAGCCTTTTCTCCTCCCCATTCCGATAATGTGAAGCAAATGACACCAGGGGAAGGCGTTGGCTATTTCCCGCCTCGTGATAACGGGTACAATGGACACAAACGGACTGGCGAAAAGGTCGgcgctggaggaggaggaggaggaggaatgaACACGTTATCAGATGACCAGGATGGCAATACTTGGTGGCTGGACGTACAGAGTCCAACGGATGAGGAGATGAAAATGCTCAGCAAG GTTTTTTCGATTCACCCCCTTACAACTGAAGATATCTTGATGGAAGAGACCCGAGAAAAGATTGAGCTATTCCGCAATTATTATCTCGTCTGTTTCCGCTCCTTCGATCAGGATCCATACAGTCCTACCCACCTTGAACCCTTGAACATGTATATCATAGTTTTCCGTCAGGGCATCTTATCTTTCCATTTCCGACCCACTCCACACCCCCAAAATGTGCGCCGTCGTATCAAACAGCTGAAAGACTACATCAGCGTCACATCCGATTGGATTTCGTACGCCCTCATTGACGACATTACAGATGCATTTGGACCATTGATTCAAGGAATTGAGTATGAAGTAGACAGCATTGATGAGTTGGTACTGATATTAAAAGAGGCGGAGCAAAGTGACATGTTAAGGAGAATTGGAACTTGTCGCAAAAAGGTTATGGGTCTGTTAAGATTGATGGGAAATAAAGCAGACGTTGTTAAAGGACTGGCCAAGAGGTGCAACGAGAACTGGAGAGTCGCACCTACTTCGGACATC GGCCTTTATCTGTCTGATATCCAG GATCATTTGATTACCATGACCCAGAATCTAAATCATTATGAAAAGATTCTTTCCCGATCGCACTCCAACTATCTTGCGCAAATCTCCATCGAGATGACGGATGCTAATAATCAAATCAACGACGTACTCAGCAAGCTGACTGCCCTGGGTACCGTGTTAATTCCTATGAATCTGGTCACTG GACTTTGGGGCATGAATGTGCATGTTCCAGGTCAGGATGTTCCTGGTTATGCCTGGTTTATATCAATCATTGCCTGTCTCGCCGCTTTTGCTCTTATTGGTGGATATTCAACTTATCGCTTCATGGTTCGACGTTGA